One window from the genome of Nitrospirota bacterium encodes:
- a CDS encoding pentapeptide repeat-containing protein: protein MTRSARSGLLPLVVVLLCSAPPSPPAQAACTIDRTPSDPAAPFTRHLGPDCSEQERQAQAVSSADLLAALKAGRGLDLTGVVVAGNLMLDQLPVIPVSRVDGLSPGLQRAVRDRGLKELRVIAGPVSIRRSVVRGAIQTNLQDGLLLFKGPVTMAGTTFEQPVDLSHSGFLGPVDGSEAVFLRQSFFLNSVFAQPVRFEKTAFGVHARFHRAVFEEPVTFHRAGFNGLAEFLEVTFEKDARFSQTHFKMGTGFSGSQFRGALDFSEALFEREAFFLFTRFEKDAYFRRATFRATADFSDARFNGVDDFSKTFFNDQPRFTRTKANREGAPPLGLQNPRIFYGVTAALGIFTLFFVWALRKRS, encoded by the coding sequence ATGACGCGGAGCGCTCGGTCCGGCCTGCTGCCGCTCGTCGTCGTACTGCTGTGCAGCGCTCCGCCGTCTCCGCCGGCGCAGGCCGCCTGCACGATTGATCGGACGCCCTCGGACCCGGCGGCTCCGTTCACGCGACATCTGGGGCCGGACTGCAGCGAGCAGGAGCGACAGGCGCAGGCCGTGTCCTCCGCCGATCTTCTCGCGGCGCTGAAGGCGGGGCGAGGCCTCGACCTGACCGGCGTGGTCGTCGCCGGGAACCTGATGCTGGATCAACTGCCTGTGATCCCCGTGAGCCGGGTGGACGGACTGTCGCCCGGCCTTCAGCGGGCCGTCCGGGATCGGGGACTGAAGGAGCTGCGCGTGATCGCCGGACCGGTTTCGATCCGGCGCTCTGTCGTTCGGGGCGCGATCCAAACGAACCTCCAGGACGGTCTCCTGCTGTTCAAGGGGCCGGTCACGATGGCCGGGACGACGTTCGAGCAACCGGTGGACCTCTCGCACTCGGGTTTTCTGGGACCGGTTGACGGATCGGAGGCGGTCTTCCTTCGCCAGAGCTTCTTCCTCAATTCGGTGTTCGCGCAGCCGGTCCGGTTCGAAAAGACGGCTTTCGGGGTCCATGCTCGCTTTCACCGGGCGGTGTTTGAGGAGCCGGTCACCTTTCATCGGGCGGGATTCAACGGACTGGCGGAATTTCTGGAGGTGACGTTCGAGAAGGACGCCCGTTTCTCGCAGACCCACTTCAAGATGGGCACAGGGTTCTCGGGCAGCCAGTTTCGCGGCGCCCTGGATTTTTCCGAAGCCCTCTTCGAACGGGAGGCTTTTTTTCTCTTCACGCGGTTCGAGAAAGACGCCTACTTCCGCCGCGCGACCTTCCGGGCCACCGCGGACTTTTCCGACGCGCGGTTCAACGGGGTGGACGACTTCTCCAAGACCTTCTTCAACGACCAGCCCCGCTTTACGAGGACGAAGGCCAACCGGGAGGGGGCCCCGCCGCTCGGGCTCCAAAACCCTCGGATCTTCTACGGAGTCACGGCGGCGCTGGGGATTTTTACCCTGTTCTTCGTCTGGGCTCTCCGGAAAAGGTCCTAG
- a CDS encoding segregation/condensation protein A, producing MEQLEIPYQVRLQQFEGPLDLLLHLIKKNEINIYDIPIALITQQYLDYLSLMKSLNLAVAGEFLVMAATLVQIKSRMLLPADETETDEEEGPDPREELVRRLLAYKQFKEAASQLEHQERLWRDVFAREPLPVAEVRSEEALIEEVSLFDLVDALQSVLLRAPDPRLLEIVSENLTVKDRMNAILETLESKESVTFPSLFEGQCHRLLIIVTFLALLELTRLRLVRVFQAETFGPILVSRAFMLMTDEDAGEL from the coding sequence GTGGAACAGCTTGAAATTCCGTATCAAGTCCGTCTGCAGCAGTTCGAGGGACCGCTGGACCTGCTGCTGCACCTGATCAAGAAGAACGAGATCAATATTTATGACATCCCGATCGCGTTGATTACGCAGCAGTATCTGGACTACCTCAGCCTGATGAAGTCCCTGAACCTGGCCGTGGCCGGGGAATTCCTGGTGATGGCGGCCACGTTGGTGCAGATCAAATCCCGGATGCTTCTCCCGGCCGATGAGACGGAGACCGACGAGGAAGAGGGACCGGACCCGCGCGAGGAGCTGGTCAGACGGCTGCTGGCCTACAAGCAGTTCAAGGAGGCGGCCAGCCAGCTCGAGCACCAGGAACGGCTCTGGCGGGACGTCTTCGCCCGGGAGCCGCTCCCCGTGGCCGAGGTCAGGTCCGAGGAGGCGCTGATCGAGGAGGTCTCGCTGTTCGACTTGGTGGATGCGCTCCAGTCGGTGCTCCTGCGGGCCCCCGATCCGCGCTTGCTCGAGATCGTTTCGGAGAACCTCACGGTCAAGGACCGGATGAATGCAATCCTGGAGACCCTGGAGAGCAAGGAGTCGGTCACGTTCCCGTCGCTCTTCGAGGGACAGTGCCACCGGCTGCTCATCATCGTGACGTTCCTGGCCCTGCTGGAGCTGACGCGGCTCAGGCTGGTGCGGGTGTTTCAAGCGGAGACCTTCGGTCCGATTCTCGTCTCCCGCGCCTTCATGCTGATGACCGACGAGGACGCGGGGGAGCTGTAA
- the scpB gene encoding SMC-Scp complex subunit ScpB, whose translation MKTTSTVRAEGEAAKAPSPLALFEGGPETQEPTASTAVSSGEGEPEARPAVEEREMCAILEALLFVSQGPLTVERMASVLEGVPKAELRQALKRMQEEYEAAGRSLQLVEIAGGFQLVTRPDYAPWIKRLEKAKAAPKLSRSAMESLAIIAYKQPIVRSEIEHIRGVETSGVIRTLLERKLVRIVGRKDVPGRPIMYGTTKYFLQHFGLRDLSELPPLREFKELGEAEQAELPVGEDPLTIGADRDAAEPEPESVHHA comes from the coding sequence ATGAAGACTACGTCAACGGTGCGTGCCGAGGGAGAAGCAGCGAAGGCGCCGTCGCCATTGGCCTTGTTTGAAGGCGGGCCGGAGACGCAGGAGCCGACCGCTTCGACGGCCGTTTCGTCTGGCGAGGGCGAGCCGGAGGCCCGGCCGGCGGTGGAAGAACGCGAGATGTGCGCGATCCTTGAGGCGCTCTTGTTCGTCTCTCAGGGACCGCTCACGGTCGAACGGATGGCCTCGGTGCTCGAGGGGGTTCCCAAGGCCGAGCTCAGGCAGGCGCTGAAGCGGATGCAGGAGGAGTATGAAGCGGCCGGCCGCAGCCTGCAGCTTGTGGAGATCGCCGGCGGGTTCCAACTGGTGACGCGCCCCGACTATGCGCCGTGGATCAAGCGGCTGGAAAAGGCAAAAGCGGCTCCCAAGCTCTCCCGGTCGGCGATGGAATCGCTGGCGATCATCGCCTACAAGCAGCCGATCGTCCGGTCGGAGATCGAGCATATCCGCGGCGTCGAGACCTCCGGCGTCATTCGGACCCTCCTGGAGCGCAAACTCGTCCGGATCGTCGGCCGGAAGGACGTGCCTGGGCGGCCGATCATGTACGGGACGACCAAGTATTTCCTGCAACATTTCGGGCTCCGGGACCTTTCGGAACTCCCGCCCCTGCGCGAGTTCAAGGAGCTGGGCGAAGCCGAGCAGGCGGAGCTGCCGGTCGGGGAGGACCCCCTGACGATCGGCGCGGATCGCGACGCCGCCGAACCGGAGCCCGAGTCCGTCCACCACGCCTGA
- a CDS encoding FAD-binding and (Fe-S)-binding domain-containing protein yields the protein MDLLLPEKKRAVAADLRRRLGPDKVRDDGPTLTAYAVDASIYKLVPQAVVLAEGEADIESVLDYAGRAGVPVTPRAAGTNLTGSAIGSGVILDVSRMSRILEVNWEEKWARVQPGLVFAELNRRLARQGLLFGPDPSSGDMCKLGGMVANNSSGPHTLRYGSVKDNVLGLRVCLHSGWLEARPYRLDDPVLGELLMRHPAIGTVLELVKTHADLIARRRPTVSKNSSGYNLFGLLDGLGQGLWDLPKLFVGSEGTLGVVSEATLRLVDRPTATATALLHFRDLEAVGDAVPGLLALAPSALEVLDRNTLDLIGRERHGIPADAAATLLVELDEDGAGGAIGERVARLTSDCKRYRLSADPVLAHEPERREQLWKARKALYPTLYRFDARKKPINYVDDVVVRAERIGELIRYLEEVFQARRVPVAVFGHIGNGNAHIVPLLDVNDRGDFARMVESYREIHETVLSRFNGSICGEHGDGRVRAELVRRMFGEELYELFVQVKRSLDPQGVLNPGVKLSQTSFTEHLDFARLSKPCATCAKCNSVCPVYDVFQSEDMSSRGWFEIVTAKDYSYLDSRRVVEACLNCKSCRTICPAGVDVSDLILKRRAEHPNRLAGLIFALHARPRLFEPLLKLAAATQGIWDRPWARAWLERLTRPLLRRLAETARLPGDMILPRLAVKHLRDRYPELADGKGADGAGRVAYFHGCAANYFDDGVGDAVIAVLRRHGIEPALPPQRCSGTPVQTYGYEALARDHARFNLASLRGYDTVVTGCASCTLMLKDYVRLFDSGPEREAAESLARRVQHISEFVAGLGAGPVARPEGVAKRRRITYHSSCHLRAAGVTKQPRQVLAALPGVEFVEMQDADRCAGGAGTYLVKDYDTAQRIFERKRRAILESGAEVVATSCPACMIQLTNGLRGAVPVKHVAELLHEAYQAADEGHGRPASDS from the coding sequence ATGGATCTGCTGCTCCCTGAGAAGAAGCGGGCGGTGGCCGCGGACCTGCGTCGGCGGCTGGGGCCGGACAAGGTCCGAGACGACGGGCCGACCTTGACCGCCTACGCGGTGGACGCGAGCATCTACAAGCTGGTTCCCCAGGCCGTCGTCCTGGCCGAAGGGGAGGCGGACATCGAATCGGTGCTCGACTATGCGGGACGGGCCGGTGTGCCGGTGACCCCGCGGGCCGCGGGGACCAACCTGACCGGCTCGGCGATCGGCTCCGGCGTCATCCTGGACGTGTCCCGCATGAGCCGTATCCTGGAAGTGAACTGGGAAGAGAAGTGGGCGCGCGTGCAGCCGGGCCTCGTGTTCGCCGAGCTGAACCGGCGCTTGGCCCGCCAGGGGCTTCTCTTCGGGCCGGATCCCTCCAGCGGGGACATGTGCAAACTGGGCGGGATGGTCGCGAACAATTCCTCCGGGCCCCACACGCTACGGTACGGGTCCGTCAAGGACAACGTGCTCGGGCTGCGGGTCTGCCTCCATTCCGGCTGGCTGGAGGCCAGGCCGTACCGGCTCGACGATCCGGTCCTGGGGGAGTTGCTGATGCGCCACCCGGCGATCGGAACCGTGCTGGAGCTCGTGAAGACCCATGCCGACCTGATCGCGCGCAGGCGGCCGACCGTCAGCAAGAACAGCAGCGGGTACAACCTGTTCGGCCTCCTCGACGGTCTCGGACAGGGGCTCTGGGATCTCCCCAAACTTTTCGTCGGGAGCGAGGGGACGCTCGGCGTGGTCAGCGAAGCCACCCTCCGGCTGGTGGACCGTCCGACGGCAACCGCCACCGCGCTGCTCCACTTCCGCGACCTGGAAGCGGTGGGCGACGCCGTGCCCGGGCTCCTGGCCCTGGCGCCGAGCGCGCTGGAGGTGCTGGACCGGAACACGCTGGACCTGATCGGCCGGGAACGGCACGGGATCCCGGCCGATGCGGCGGCCACGTTGCTGGTGGAGCTCGACGAGGACGGGGCGGGCGGTGCCATCGGGGAGCGCGTCGCCCGCCTGACGTCGGATTGCAAACGCTACCGTCTGTCGGCCGATCCGGTCCTGGCCCACGAGCCGGAGCGGCGCGAACAGCTCTGGAAGGCGCGCAAGGCGCTCTATCCGACCTTGTACCGGTTCGACGCGCGGAAGAAGCCGATCAACTACGTGGACGACGTGGTCGTCCGGGCCGAGCGGATCGGCGAGTTGATCCGCTACCTGGAGGAGGTCTTTCAAGCCAGACGGGTGCCGGTGGCGGTCTTCGGCCACATCGGGAACGGGAACGCCCACATCGTGCCGTTGCTGGACGTGAACGACCGCGGGGACTTCGCGCGGATGGTGGAATCCTATCGGGAGATCCACGAGACGGTTTTGAGCCGGTTCAACGGCTCGATTTGCGGCGAGCACGGGGACGGGCGCGTGCGCGCGGAACTCGTCCGCCGCATGTTCGGGGAGGAGCTCTACGAGCTGTTCGTGCAGGTCAAGCGGAGCCTGGACCCACAGGGCGTGCTGAACCCCGGCGTGAAGCTCAGCCAGACCTCCTTCACCGAGCACCTCGACTTCGCGCGCCTCTCCAAGCCCTGCGCCACCTGTGCCAAGTGCAACTCCGTTTGCCCCGTGTACGACGTCTTCCAGTCCGAAGACATGAGTTCGCGGGGCTGGTTCGAGATCGTCACCGCCAAGGACTACAGCTACCTCGACTCCAGGCGGGTCGTGGAGGCCTGCCTGAACTGCAAGTCATGCCGCACGATCTGTCCTGCCGGGGTGGACGTGTCGGACCTGATCCTCAAGCGCCGGGCGGAGCATCCCAACCGGCTGGCCGGGCTGATCTTCGCCCTGCACGCCCGTCCCCGGCTGTTCGAGCCCCTGCTCAAGCTGGCCGCTGCGACCCAAGGGATCTGGGACCGTCCGTGGGCGCGTGCGTGGCTGGAGCGGCTCACCCGGCCGCTCCTGCGGCGCCTGGCCGAAACCGCCCGGCTGCCCGGGGACATGATCCTGCCGCGTCTGGCGGTCAAACATCTGCGGGATCGCTATCCGGAGCTGGCCGACGGCAAGGGCGCGGACGGAGCGGGGCGGGTGGCCTATTTTCACGGTTGCGCCGCGAACTATTTCGACGACGGGGTGGGGGACGCGGTCATCGCCGTGCTCCGCCGGCACGGGATCGAGCCGGCTTTGCCGCCGCAACGGTGCTCGGGCACGCCCGTCCAGACTTATGGGTACGAAGCCCTCGCGCGGGACCATGCCCGGTTCAACCTGGCGTCCCTCCGCGGCTACGACACGGTCGTGACCGGCTGCGCCTCCTGCACGCTCATGCTGAAGGACTATGTCCGGCTGTTTGACTCGGGCCCGGAGCGGGAAGCGGCCGAGTCGTTGGCCCGCCGGGTCCAACACATCAGCGAATTTGTCGCCGGGCTGGGCGCCGGCCCGGTCGCAAGGCCGGAGGGGGTTGCGAAGAGGAGACGGATTACCTACCATTCGTCCTGCCACCTGCGGGCCGCCGGCGTGACGAAGCAGCCCCGCCAGGTGCTGGCGGCCTTGCCCGGCGTGGAGTTCGTCGAGATGCAGGATGCGGACCGGTGCGCGGGCGGGGCCGGGACCTACCTGGTCAAGGATTACGACACGGCGCAGCGGATCTTCGAGCGGAAGCGGCGGGCGATTCTGGAGAGCGGGGCCGAGGTGGTGGCGACGAGCTGTCCGGCCTGCATGATCCAACTCACCAACGGACTGAGAGGAGCGGTTCCGGTCAAGCACGTGGCGGAGTTGCTGCACGAGGCCTATCAGGCGGCGGACGAGGGGCACGGACGTCCGGCTTCAGACTCATGA
- a CDS encoding MoaD/ThiS family protein: protein MVTVVLFGQTLRQTVEEPEVQCEVSGPTTVRGLLEAHQDKLGSLLSLMNRGELMVTVNRKIGTLDSSVKDGDTVRLTHQFNPTFDGARWHNP from the coding sequence ATGGTGACGGTGGTGCTGTTCGGTCAGACGTTGCGGCAGACGGTGGAAGAACCGGAAGTGCAGTGTGAAGTGTCCGGGCCGACGACGGTCCGCGGCCTGCTGGAGGCGCACCAGGACAAGCTGGGCAGCCTGCTCTCGCTCATGAACCGGGGCGAGCTGATGGTGACGGTGAACCGGAAGATCGGGACCCTGGATTCATCGGTCAAGGACGGGGATACGGTGAGGCTGACGCACCAGTTCAATCCGACCTTCGACGGAGCCAGGTGGCACAATCCGTGA